From Coffea arabica cultivar ET-39 chromosome 2e, Coffea Arabica ET-39 HiFi, whole genome shotgun sequence, the proteins below share one genomic window:
- the LOC113730104 gene encoding F-box protein PP2-A13: MGAGFSRQYSSKVDKIGPAASKPPPGLADLPESCVALILSFLDPCDVCGLAVLSQRFRQASLADTVWESKLPPNYKILVKKLFAADDQHQTSGDQSTETSNFTKKEIYARLCLAHRFAGDTMEVWMKKNGGGICVAISWKGLKITGISDRRYWNYISTDESRFKTVAYLQQIWWVEVEGKLELEFPAGTYGLFFRMQLGRTSKRLGRRACNLDGVHGWNVKPVRFQLSTSNGQQATAHHYLKEPAAPGEWTHYHVGDFVVDHTDACTPTKLNFSMTQIDCTHTKGGLCLDSVFVYPRKLGERI; this comes from the exons ATGGGGGCTGGTTTTTCTCGCCAGTACTCCAGTAAAGTCGACAAAATCGGCCCCGCAGCATCAAAACCTCCGCCTGGTCTTGCAGACTTGCCAGAAAGTTGTGTGGCCTTGattctttcatttcttgaccCTTGTGATGTTTGTGGATTGGCGGTTTTGAGTCAAAGATTTCGTCAAGCTTCTTTGGCTGATACAGTTTGGGAATCCAAGCTGCCTCCAAATTACAAGATTCTTGTGAAGAAGCTCTTTGCTGCTGATGATCAACATCAAACTTCAGGTGATCAGAGTACTGAGACATCTAACTTCACCAAGAAGGAGATATATGCCAGGTTGTGTCTGGCTCATCGCTTTGCTGGTGACACCATG GAAGTTTGGATGAAAAAGAATGGCGGCGGAATTTGCGTTGCAATTTCTTGGAAGGGGTTGAAAATAACAGGTATCAGTGATCGCAGATACTGGAATTATATCTCAACCGACGAATCCAG ATTCAAGACGGTTGCATATCTGCAACAGATATGGTGGGTAGAAGTGGAAGGGAAGTTAGAGTTGGAGTTTCCAGCAGGAACTTACGGCCTATTCTTCAGGATGCAGCTGGGAAGAACCTCAAAGAGACTAGGCAGGCGAGCGTGTAATCTTGATGGAGTTCATGGATGGAATGTAAAGCCTGTCCGGTTCCAATTATCAACCTCAAACGGCCAGCAAGCAACAGCACATCACTATCTGAAAGAACCAGCTGCCCCTGGGGAATGGACACACTATCATGTGGGAGATTTTGTCGTTGACCACACTGACGCCTGCACTCCAACGAAGTTAAACTTCTCCATGACTCAGATTGATTGCACACATACTAAAGGCGGTCTTTGCTTGGATTCTGTGTTCGTATATCCCAGAAAGCTTGGAGAAAGGATTTGA